Proteins co-encoded in one Daphnia carinata strain CSIRO-1 chromosome 3, CSIRO_AGI_Dcar_HiC_V3, whole genome shotgun sequence genomic window:
- the LOC130693362 gene encoding LOW QUALITY PROTEIN: uncharacterized protein LOC130693362 (The sequence of the model RefSeq protein was modified relative to this genomic sequence to represent the inferred CDS: deleted 1 base in 1 codon) has translation MMQPRDAHDDGDCAMEEAGGVLHSSPMPAVMTLTTSSKTNASCPSSSNQQTNEQIRHRQRTASPLSAAAADALVGARKRKAIRVVKHQQQASSPMKADPEPEEPIVLTRTSHHLAGFSGNNKTAEQGNTSMDTGVSSDLSESRPSLAGEEDEEEEDVEILNEDDERSHGSAGEEESGGEFYQSAASHRNHHHRRRIIGRHSEDSESNDSGSGHEDGRRLRQKNRRTMRQRRDQGRKRQRTADEMIDEDDHEMDHCGADADDSRRCHPIGEQKTRISILQDASSVGSVDFSCQRATSNMIHPATLARPVLSSAHLAAVGSPHLAVESISSSKSSAPLAVVETGSGEAVRAPFATAATSSGRYANHLFQHDELLTNPPEEYKNEEDDPFSAVLREMKIKGEFPCRLCEAVFPNLRALKGHNRNHLTHAPYRCNMCPSTSHDKGALIRHMRTHNGERPYECRDCQYAFTTKANCERHLRNRHGKASREAVRASIVYHLSEDANRALGGDNSDHSGSYYQGHNDQSALDLSADRDESIDGEEEEESTDYPSEEEAEDERGAAIVEQDGPLDLTVDVLDLRKRRQETKAPPSNFNPVAVVPVTSASHHQNAVPAQTVAPTAAVAPAVQTSVADVKPAVPFAPPYFGSSYPGTVASLAGLPFFYPGLGGANYSAFFESKLVEMGHQNPAVDLSALALAAAHHDALRQAQQVQKPQPNHPPPASLVEGLLMPAAKKFSADPAENVRPVPMPIPTSPAKLESKKSSHHHSGSSAQAVNDPGVKMVLKNGVLVKKQKQRRYRTERPFGCEHCTARFTLRSNMERHIKQQHPDIWSTRPRGHRRSACALTKAAALPTMVDLKGHMVNAMPALAPQMVQEASVKLEIGGGKAPISEQVRQAVQQKLKKRRNSEHSEDEEEDDDEEEEEDDDGNLVIDIERKDHGPTGQRIVASKPEPADLASVSKLLTNAVAQSFQQYFNQHRDAELESSVTSDKMNRASPSEGNTDEMDEGECTSISDGHSGGSDFGGNRSDSGGGQAVKGKKKSAYSNAPHRVSCPYCSRKFPWTSSLRRHILTHTGQKPYKCPQCPLWFTTKSNCDRHLLRKHGNHLHGGGGETANNNSNNSVASSNAAADNSRNVPDRPYKCALCPSSTFATSDNLKKHVDNKHCPAHHGGMSSPESIAAADGESEKVRHHHQSSNPASPGPQAGDGNSAAGGLWAAGEQLPFKCHLCDDSGGYAERQEVLDHLQRDHTEEFHDLVGKVGALVAEPPPMPSAPTSDEGEDYDSVRGKFPDYVNRKVICAFCLRRFWSAEDLRRHMRTHSGERPYQCDVCSRRFTLKHSMLRHRRKHGGSGHAEESDEEEEEEEEEEDGSISSDHRANQRHARRESSRSSAKAKVRMQAALWSGSKSVKSTGGMRLRGPCGSDLIGNLLGIPDTSLVEQLMSKPADDAARLLGVTGGNRV, from the exons ATGATGCAGCCTCGCGACGCTCACGACGACGGCGATTGCGCAATGGAAGAGGCAGGCGGTGTACTACACTCGTCGCCCATGCCGGCCGTCATGACTCTGACGACCAGCTCGAAGACGAACGCCTCTTGCCCATCATCGTCCAATCAGCAAACAAACGAGCAGATCAGGCACCGTCAGAGGACGGCCTCGCCGCTCTCTGCAGCCGCCGCCGATGCGCTCGTCGGGGCCAGGAAACGCAAAGCCATCAGAGTGGTCAAACATCAGCAG cAGGCGTCGAGTCCGATGAAAGCGGATCCCGAGCCGGAAGAGCCTATCGTTTTGACGAGAACGAGCCACCACTTGGCCGGATTCAGTGgaaacaacaagacggccGAGCAAGGCAACACGTCGATGGACACGGGCGTGTCATCGGACCTGTCTGAATCGAGGCCCAGCCTGGCCGGCGAGGAAGAcgaggaggaggaagacgTGGAAATTCTGAACGAAGACGACGAACGTTCGCACGGATCGGCCGGAGAGGAAGAATCCGGCGGCGAGTTTTATCAATCGGCCGCCAGTCATCGCAATCATCATCACCGCCGCCGCATCATCGGCCGCCATTCGGAGGATTCCGAGAGCAACGATTCCGGTAGCGGACACGAAGACGGCCGGCGTTTGAGACAGAAGAATCGGCGCACGATGAGACAGCGGCGCGATCAAGGAAGGAAACGCCAGCGGACAGCGGATGAGATGATAGACGAGGATGATCATGAGATGGATCATTGCGGCGCTGATGCGGACGACTCGCGCCGCTGTCACCCGATCGGCGAGCAGAAGACGAGAATTTCGATACTCCAAGACGCGAGTAGCGTCGGTAGCGTCGACTTCTCTTGCCAGcgagccacgtccaacatgATCCATCCGGCGACCTTGGCCCGTCCCGTCCTTTCTTCCGCCCACTTGGCGGCCGTGGGATCGCCACACTTGGCCGTCGAGAGCATCTCTTCTTCGAAATCGTCCGCTCCGCTGGCCGTGGTGGAGACGGGCAGCGGTGAGGCGGTCCGTGCGCCCTTTGCGACGGCGGCGACATCTAGCGGTCGGTACGCTAACCACTTGTTTCAACACGACGAGCTCCTCACCAACCCGCCGGAAGAGTACAAGAACGAGGAGGACGATCCTTTCTCCGCCGTCCTGCgcgaaatgaaaatcaaaggaGAATTCCCCTGCAGACTCTGCGAAGCCGTTTTCCCCAATCTGCGCGCTCTTAAAG GTCACAACCGGAACCATCTGACTCACGCTCCTTACCGGTGCAACATGTGCCCGAGCACGAGCCACGATAAGGGCGCTCTGATTCGGCACATGCGGACGCACAACGGCGAGCGGCCCTACGAATGTCGCGACTGCCAGTACGCCTTCACCACCAAGGCCAATTGCGAGAGGCATTTGCGCAACCGGCACGGAAAGGCCAGCCGGGAGGCTGTTAGGGCCTCGATCGTTTACCACTTGAGCGAGGACGCCAACCGGGCGCTGGGCGGCGATAATTCCGACCATTCCGGCAGTTACTACCAGGGCCACAACGACCAATCAGCTCTCGATCTAAGCGCCGATCGCGACGAGTCCATCGACGgcgaggaggaggaggagtcCACTGATTATCCGTCGGAAGAGGAAGCTGAAGATGAACGTGGCGCGGCCATCGTCGAACAAGACGGGCCGTTAGATTTGACGGTGGACGTGTTGGATTTGCGGAAGCGGCGGCAGGAAACGAAAGCCCCGCCGTCGAATTTCAATCCCGTGGCCGTCGTTCCAGTCACGTCGGCGTCGCATCATCAGAACGCCGTTCCGGCTCAGACTGTCGCTCCGACGGCCGCCGTTGCGCCCGCCGTCCAGACTTCAGTTGCCGACGTCAAACCGGCCGTACCTTTCGCGCCGCCCTATTTCGGATCGTCTTACCCGGGCACGGTGGCCTCGCTGGCCGGCTTGCCTTTCTTCTATCCCGGCCTGGGCGGGGCCAATTATTCCGCATTTTTCGAATCGAAACTGGTCGAAATGGGCCATCAAAATCCGGCTGTTGATCTGTCCGCCTTGGCTTTGGCCGCTGCTCATCACGACGCGCTGCGTCAGGCCCAGCAAGTGCAGAAACCTCAGCCGAATCATCCGCCGCCGGCCTCGTTGGTCGAAGGGCTCTTAATGCCCGCTGCTAAAAAATTCAGCGCTGACCCCGCCGAGAACGTCCGTCCCGTCCCGATGCCCATCCCGACGAGTCCCGCCAAATTGGAGTCTAAAAAATCGAGCCATCATCACAGCGGTTCGTCCGCGCAGGCCGTTAACGATCCGGGCGTCAAGATGGTGCTCAAGAACGGCGTGCTGGTCAAGAAGCAGAAACAGCGTCGCTACCGGACGGAGCGTCCGTTCGGCTGCGAGCACTGCACGGCCCGTTTCACGCTGCGCTCCAACATGGAGCGACACATCAAACAGCAACACCCGGACATTTGGTCGACCCGTCCTCGAGGGCATCGAAGATCGGCCTGCGCATTAACCAAAGCGGCCGCTCTGCCCACGATGGTGGACCTGAAAGGCCACATGGTCAACGCGATGCCGGCCCTCGCCCCGCAAATGGTGCAAGAGGCTTCCGTCAAGCTGGAAATCGGCGGAGGGAAAGCGCCCATCTCGGAGCAAGTCCGCCAGGCCGTCCAGCAGAAATTGAAGAAGCGCCGCAACAGCGAGCAttccgaagacgaggaagaggACGAtgatgaggaagaagaagaagacgacgatggTAATTTGGTCATTGATATTGAGCGGAAAGATCACGGCCCAACTGGCCAGAGAATTGTGGCCAGCAAGCCGGAACCGGCCGATTTGGCCAGCGTTTCCAAATTGCTGACCAACGCCGTGGCCCAGAGTTTCCAGCAGTATTTCAATCAGCACCGCGACGCCGAGCTGGAGAGCTCGGTGACGAGCGACAAGATGAACCGGGCCAGCCCGTCTGAAGGCAACACTGACGAGATGGACGAAGGTGAATGCACGAGCATCAGCGACGGCCATTCGGGCGGCAGCGATTTCGGCGGGAACCGCTCGGACAGCGGCGGCGGACAGGCGgtgaaagggaagaagaagagcgcTTATTCGAACGCTCCCCATCGGGTGAGTTGCCCGTATTGTTCGCGCAAGTTTCCGTGGACCAGCTCGCTGCGACGTCACATCCTGACGCACACGGGCCAGAAACCGTACAAGTGTCCGCAGTGCCCGCTCTGGTTCACAACGAAATCCAACTGCGACCGCCATCTGTTGCGCAAACACGGAAACCATCTGCACGGCGGAGGCGGCGAgacggccaacaacaacagcaacaacagcgtGGCCAGCAGCAACGCGGCGGCCGATAATTCGCGCAACGTTCCAGACCGGCCGTACAAGTGCGCCCTGTGTCCGTCGTCCACCTTCGCCACGTCGGACAATCTGAAGAAGCACGTCGACAACAAACACTGCCCCGCCCATCACGGCGGAATGAGCAGCCCGGAGTCGATCGCGGCGGCCGACGGCGAGTCTGAGAAAGTGcgccatcatcatcagtcCAGCAATCCAGCCAGTCCGGGCCCTCAGGCGGGCGACGGCAATTCGGCCGCTGGGGGC CTTTGGGCGGCCGGCGAGCAACTGCCTTTCAAATGCCATTTGTGCGACGACTCTGGAGGCTACGCCGAGAGACAGGAAGTGCTGGATCACCTCCAGCGGGACCACACGGAAGAGTTCCATGACCTCGTAGGCAAAGTCGGCGCTTTGGTGGCTGAGCCGCCGCCAATGCCGTCCGCTCCGACTTCGGACGAAGGCGAAGACTACGATTCCGTCCGCGGCAAATTCCCAGATTACGTCAACAGAaag gTGATTTGTGCCTTTTGTTTGCGACGCTTCTGGTCGGCCGAAGACCTACGACGTCACATGAGGACGCACAGTGGCGAGCGGCCATATCAGTGCGACGTGTGCTCGCGTCGCTTCACCTTGAAACATTCCATGTTGCGACACAGACGGAAGCACGGCGGATCCGGTCACGCGGAAGAGAgcgacgaagaggaagaagaagaagaggaagaagaggatggATCGATCAGTTCGGATCATCGGGCCAATCAGCGCCACGCTCGTCGGGAATCGTCCAGGTCTTCGGCCAAGGCCAAAGTGCGCATGCAGGCTGCCCTCTGGAGCGGCTCCAAGTCCGTTAAATCGACGGGCGGTATGAGACTCCGCGGACCGTGCGGCTCAGATCTGATCGGCAACTTGCTCGGCATTCCAGACACGTCGCTAGTAGAGCAGCTCATGTCCAAACCGGCCGACGATGCCGCTCGTCTTCTGGGCGTCACCGGTGGCAATCGCGTTTGA
- the LOC130693382 gene encoding F-box-like/WD repeat-containing protein TBL1XR1, protein MPVEFTISSKILYDAGLQSSKCSFHPREPVLACAIDGGKICLYHKQHIELNGGAELIVPLSQWSETVLNPVPTQHPISGISCLQWDVEGKRLAVGYENGTLILWSRDGCRLFERRKHTSFISSIRWNPIQLNVFATGSNDRSAIVWDADRKPSPLVQRFVAHEGDRIHDVVWISENQFASFSRDQNDGIIHICQIGRESPVMTFLHGDSINALKWNGPFKLLASVSSSSNDQLLLQLWSTSRKDPIRRLNYTNKSAVGCIDWFPPGRESDSLIIVGGCADGSVVVWNLKDDEDQHQTLYGHAVAVNDVSFSPDRRWLASVDRDGHLIIRLTNDWRKMYEAKTGPNYWHQTLSWSGSSDKLAVTNVSSEVFVVEMIHWHQQ, encoded by the exons ATGCCAGTCGAATTCACAATTTCCTCGAAAATTCTTTACGACGCCGGTCTTCAATCATCAAAATGTTCTTTTCATCCGCGTGAACCAGTTCTCGCCTGTGCAATCGACGGCGGAAAAATTTGCCTATATCACAAGCAACACATCGAATTGAACGGTGGTGCCGAACTGATTGTTCCATTGTCTCAGTGGAGCGAGACAGTGCTAAATCCTGTTCCAACCCAACACCCCATTTCCGGAATTTCCTGTTTACAGTGGGAC GTGGAAGGAAAACGATTAGCTGTTGGTTACGAAAACGGCACGTTGATTTTGTGGAGTCGGGACGGATGTCGTTTGTTTGAGAGGAGAAAGCACACCTCTTTCATTTCGAGCATTCGTTGGAACCCAATCCAGCTCAATGTCTTCGCAACCGGAAGTAATGACAGG TCAGCCATAGTGTGGGATGCTGACAGGAAACCTTCGCCGCTGGTTCAACGATTTGTTGCTCACGAAGGCGATCGAATTCACGACGTCGTTTGGATTTCCGAAAATCAATTCGCTTCTTTTTCCAGAGACCAAAATGACGGGATAATTCATATTTGTCAAATTGGTAGAGAAAGTCCCGTCATGACTTTCCTACACGGT GATTCAATAAATGCCCTGAAATGGAACGGCCCATTCAAACTTTTGGCTTCGGTGTCATCTTCCAGCAACGACCAGCTGCTTTTACag CTTTGGTCAACGAGTCGAAAAGATCCAATCAGAAGACTCAATTACACAAATAAATCGGCAGTCGGATGCATTGATTGGTTTCCACCGGGACGTGAGTCTGATTCGTTAATCATTGTCGG GGGATGTGCGGATGGTTCCGTAGTCGTCTGGAACCTGAAGGACGACGAAGATCAACACCAAACGCTTTACGGACATGCTGTTGCCGTTAACGATGTATCCTTTTCGCCGGACAGGAGATGGTTAGCCTCCGTTGATCGGGATGGACACTTGATCATCAGATTAACGAAC GACTGGCGAAAAATGTACGAGGCCAAGACGGGACCCAATTACTGGCACCAAACTCTTTCGTGGAGCGGATCCAGTGACAAATTAGCAGTTACGAACGTTAGTTCCGAG GTTTTCGTTGTCGAAATGATCCATTGGCATCAACAGTAA
- the LOC130693378 gene encoding uncharacterized protein LOC130693378, with product MEKIIQQKDDQIMDLQAQLLQQHKILDNRKAKDAQSLSLQAQLGEKNKLERNSFQTVKEVFQNSSLTEHEDELALGEHSQLFSLPPDSVLNLNSVSAAQKELLVISPCSEGSEQIVGPYLGRKWVWYGNQDMAQVQHETWIRI from the exons atggaaaagataatacaacaaaaggatg atcaaattatggacctgcaggctcaattattgcaacagcacaaaatattagataacaggaaagctaaggatg ctcaaagtttgagtctacaagctcagctaggggaaaagaacaaattggaacggaacagtttccaaacagtgaaggaggtttttcaaaactcttctctaactgaacatgaggatgaattggcattaggcgaacacagtcag ttattcagtctaccacctgacagtgtgttaaatttaaattctgttagtgctgcacaaaaagaattgttagtaataagcccatgcagtgaaggaagtgaacaaattgtgggaccgtatttgggccgaaaatgggtgtggtacggaaaccaagatatggcacaagttcaacatgaaacatggattag aatttaa
- the LOC130693381 gene encoding uncharacterized protein LOC130693381: MQLLFHSVGHSQVNLHSKMLAAVVQLLLSTVIFLPFVTSEITLSNSNTSLNPAWDIRDGKFFGLFDTVINNNRACRALSGDIGTCLSYPECFAFRGNISGSCGRGFGLCCVTTKTCQGVIYANNTYFVNQGYPASYTAAGQCYTTVNRLAPNICQLRLDFEAFSIAQPEPVEHRCVADSFVVTGTTSPVPVICGDNAGQHMYLNIGYNSTQPIMLTMITSNLVAGVMSARNWKIRVSQIPCNEGFAAPPGCLQYFTGSVGVLRSFNFFFEARGVNTARQLSFQDYTICIRQESDFCEMQYNACPDQVNLPGLGFSISGALTAGATTVASGVDAACTADYLMIPCGSDIRGQAIKSNGAVCAARLCGSAFNSINAETRSTPVFTRSVPFELRYFTNGLEAGEGEQGNLGFCLTYQQEPCPASTNRFQNIVI; this comes from the exons ATGCAACTTCTTTTCCATTCTGTCGGGCATTCGCAGGTCAATCTCCATTCAAAGATGCTGGCGGCCGTGGTCCAGTTGCTATTGTCTACCGTCATCTTCTTGCCTTTCGTTACATCGGAAATCACGTTGTCCAATTCCAACACTTCATTGAATCCAGCCTGGGACATTCGCGATGGAAAAT TTTTCGGCTTATTCGATACTGTTATCAACAACAACCGAGCTTGCAGGGCATTGAGTGGTGACATTGGTACATGTCTCTCTTACCCCGAATGCTTTGCTTTCCGTGGCAACATCTCAGGTTCTTGTGGCAGGGGATTTGGATTATGTTGCGTCA ccACAAAAACATGCCAGGGTGTTATTTACGCCAATAACACGTATTTCGTCAATCAGGGTTATCCGGCATCGTATACAGCTGCAGGGCAATGTTACACCACTGTTAATCGACTAGCACCCAACATTTGTCAACTCCG GCTGGATTTCGAGGCATTTTCGATTGCCCAACCGGAACCGGTGGAACATCGTTGCGTCGCGGATAGCTTTGTGGTAACCGGTACCACGTCACCGGTACCTGTCATTTGCGGTGACAACGCTGGACAGCATA TGTATTTGAATATCGGATATAACAGTACACAACCCATCATGCTGACCATGATTACAAGTAATTTGGTTGCTGGCGTGATGTCAGCCCGCAATTGGAAGATTCGAGTGTCACAAATCCCTTGCAACGAAGGTTTCGCAG CACCCCCGGGATGTTTGCAGTATTTTACCGGAAGTGTGGGCGTGTTAAGGTCgttcaacttctttttcgaAGCCAGAGGCGTCAACACGGCGCGACAACTCTCGTTCCAAGATTATACAATTTGCATCCGACAAGAATCT GATTTCTGCGAAATGCAGTACAACGCGTGTCCTGATCAGGTCAATTTACCGGGACTCGGATTCTCCATCTCAGGCGCTTTGACGGCTGGGGCTACTACGGTTGCGTCCGGAGTCGATGCAGCTTGTACCGCGGATTATTTAATGATACCTTGCGGTTCGGATATACGAGGTCAGGCTATTAAATCGAACGGAGCCGTTTGTGCCGCTCGGTTGTGCGGCAGCGCCTTTAACAGCATCAATGCCGAAACCAGATCAACACCAGTATTTA CGAGGTCCGTGCCGTTTGAATTACGTTACTTCACTAACGGATTGGAAGCCGGCGAGGGAGAACAGGGCAATTTAGGTTTTTGTTTAACCTATCAGCAAGAACCGTGTCCAGCTTCCACCAACAGATTTCAGAACATTGTTATCTAA
- the LOC130693373 gene encoding CUE domain-containing protein 2-A-like has protein sequence MSCVEDQEVLVKESLLVFLKDNIPQANLSYIDEIVLSYVVSILEEIGSDLCQEDIFDVESFSEMLTAYFPDFASIPHTVICHWIFELSSKLSKSKEDSKGLKVTTDVGLMFPAPAVIKADRLSPRVSESSDASTSDSSQSGFQEFEKTDDVRLLLEMFPSISLVEATHCLSLSNSCVEEAVQLVLHRQETGESLSNPETTSLHKTRPVNDTTLKKKIIEKYSYIDQDDDQREHRPPPVKTQPKKMVRYLDNKVVTIKGERYTEIKEETEANKEEAKKTFVTLKPARQYRFH, from the exons ATGAGTTGCGTGGAAGACCAAGAAGTTTTAGTAAAAGAATCTCTCTTGGTATTTCTTAAAGACAACATTCCACAGGCCAACCTGAG TTACATtgatgaaattgttttaagCTATGTGGTGAGCATTTTAGAAGAAATTGGATCTGACTTGTGCCAGGAAGATATATTTGATGTAGAATCTTTCAGTGAGATGCTCACTGCATATTTTCCTGATTTTGCTTCCATCCCACACACTGTCATTTGTCACTGGATCTTTGAGCTATCATCTAAACTCTCAAAATCTAAAGAAG ATTCAAAAGGCTTGAAGGTCACGACGGATGTTGGATTAATGTTCCCTGCTCCAGCAGTGATAAAAGCAGACAGATTGTCTCCTAGAGTCTCAGAATCTAGCGATGCAAGCACAAGTGACTCGTCACAGTCGGGTTTCCAG GAGTTTGAGAAAACAGATGATGTTCGTCTTTTGTTGGAGATGTTCCCATCAATTTCTCTTGTAGAGGCCACTCATTGTCTTTCACTGTCAAATAGTTGTGTTGAAGAAGCAGTGCAACTTGTTCTCCACAGGCAGGAAACAGGGGAATCCCTTTCTAACCCAGag ACAACTTCTTTGCACAAGACAAGACCAGTTAATGATACTACACTCAAGAAGAAGATTATTGAAAAGTATTCTTACATTGACCAAGATGATGATCAACGTGAGCACAGGCCTCCTCCAGTCAAAACT caACCTAAGAAGATGGTGCGATATTTAGACAACAAGGTGGTGACAATAAAAGGGGAACGTTACACTGAAATCAAGGAGGAAACCGAGGCAAACAAAGAAGAGGCCAAAAAAACGTTCGTCACGCTTAAACCAGCTCGCCAGTACCGATTCCATTGA